CGATGCCTTCATATTGCGCTTTAAAATAAATATCTTTTACGGTTCCGGTAATCATTTTTTCCTCCTTTGTTGTGCCATTTTGTATGATAGCAACAGGCGTATCTTCCTTACCCGCAATGGTAAAGATATCCATAATAGCTTCCAGCTTACTCATCGCCATTAATATAACCACTGTAGCCGTGGATTGAGCCGCCAAATGAATATCAGCAGAGACAGATCCTGTCTTTGTTGTTCCGGTTACCACCCAAAAGCTTTCGCTTATGCCCCTAGCAGTAAGTGGGATCATCTGCATTGCAGGGACGGCAAGTGCACTGGAAATCCCAGGAATTATTTCTACACCAATTCCCGCAGCATTAGCTGCTTCTATTTCTTCTTGTGCTCTGCCAAATACAAACGGGTCTCCACCTTTTAAGCGAACAACCCTGCCATAATTGAATGCACAATCAATAATTGTGGTATTTATCTCTTCTTGAGAAAGTGCATGGCAGCCCATTCTTTTACCAACAAACTTTTTTATACAATTTAAGTTTGCATATTTAAGCAGTTCCTCATTTGCCAAGGCATCGTATAAAACTACATCGGCTTTTTCTAGCGCTTTCATTGCTTTTAAAGTAATAAGTTCCGGATCTCCGGGACCGGCTCCAACAAGGGAAAGAAAGGGGCTCTTCATAATTATTTAAATTATTATTTATTAAATATGAAATAAAAATAGAAAAACTAACCAGTGTAGGCTTATTAATTATTATTTTTACTACATAAACAATACAAATATAATCATTTTATAAGTATTTAGTGAAAATTATATTACATAGAATTATTAATAATATTATAAAAACAATTTCATTTAACACAATTTGTACAACATGAACGGAGACTTAATAATTTCTTCTTCCAAAAAAAGGTTTATTTGGAGCGCTCCTTTTGACAACTAAAAAATAAAATAGAAACTGATGAAAAAGAATATAATAATTATAGGCAATGGAATGGTTGGTTATAAATTTTGTGAAAAATTAATTAAAAAATCCGGAACTGACCTTTTTGCAATAACAGTTTTTGGTGAAGAAATAAGACCAGCCTATGACCGCGTCCATTTGAGCGAATATTTTTCCGGTAAATCCGCAGAGGAATTATCTATGGCATCCAAAGAATGGTATGACGAAAATAATATCATCCTTCAGACTGGTGACCCAATTATACGTATTGACAGAACCCTTAAAACAGTTTATTCACATAAGGGCATTGCTACATCTTATGATTTTCTAGTGATGGCCACCGGCTCGGCAGCAATGGTACCCCCTATCCACGGAGTTGAAAAAGAAGGCGTATTTGTTTATCGAACGATTGAAGATTTGGAAATGATTACGGCTTATGCCAAAAATGCAAAAAAAGCTGCCGTACTTGGAGGTGGGTTACTGGGTCTTGAAGCGGCTAAAGCAATGTTGGACCTGGGTATCCATAAAACACATGTCATTGAATTTGCACAAAGATTGATGCCAAGGCAGTTGGATGAGACTGGTGCGGCTACGTTGAAAAATAAATTAACAGCACTTGGCTTAAGCATTCACACGAGTAAACATACCTACCAAGTATTAGGAGAGGGCCGAATAACAGGAATCCAATTTGTAGATGAGAGCGAATTATCTGTTGATATGTTAGTTATATCAACTGGGATCAGGGCAAGAGATGAATTAGCCAAAGAATGCGGTCTGGAAATTGGTGTTCGCGGGGGTATCGTTGTAAATAATCATTTGGCAACCAGTGACCCCAATATCTATGCCATCGGAGAATGTGCTGTTCATGATAATATGGTTTACGGGCTGGTGGCCCCCGGCTATGAAATGGCAGAAATAGTGGCCGCTAATATTTATAAAACCGTATCCTCTACAACTGAAATCAAAACCTTTACCGGCTTTGACATGAGCACCAAACTTAAACTTATTGGCATCGATGTTGCCAGTTTCGGCAATCCATTTGTAACAATTGATAAAGGACGGACAATCATCTTTGAAGATAAGGTAAATCAAATATATAAGCGCCTGAACATTTCACTGGATGGTAAGTATTTATTGGGCGGCATATTGGTGGGAGAAGCTTCTCATTACAATATGCTGCTTCAAAATTACAAGAACAATATACCACTTCCCCCCAATGCCGAAGAGCTGATAATGAAACCCCTGGAGAATAGCAAAAGCGAAGGTGCCGGTATCCTTGCTCTCCCAGACGATGCTATTATATGTAGTTGTGAAGGCATAAGCAAGGCTGAAATATGCAATGCTGTCAGCGAAATGGGTTGTGAATCAGTAGATGCAATAAAAAAATGCACGAAGGCTGGCACAGGTTGCAGCGGGTGCGTTCCTATGATAAAAGATCTGATGCTGCACACAATGAAATCTCAAGGTAAATATATTCGCAATGTTTTGTGTGAGCATTTTGAT
The Arachidicoccus soli DNA segment above includes these coding regions:
- the cobA gene encoding uroporphyrinogen-III C-methyltransferase codes for the protein MKSPFLSLVGAGPGDPELITLKAMKALEKADVVLYDALANEELLKYANLNCIKKFVGKRMGCHALSQEEINTTIIDCAFNYGRVVRLKGGDPFVFGRAQEEIEAANAAGIGVEIIPGISSALAVPAMQMIPLTARGISESFWVVTGTTKTGSVSADIHLAAQSTATVVILMAMSKLEAIMDIFTIAGKEDTPVAIIQNGTTKEEKMITGTVKDIYFKAQYEGIANPAIILVGQVATLRNQLLKNTKTSQVAVFEQILNSQAR
- the nirB gene encoding nitrite reductase large subunit NirB → MKKNIIIIGNGMVGYKFCEKLIKKSGTDLFAITVFGEEIRPAYDRVHLSEYFSGKSAEELSMASKEWYDENNIILQTGDPIIRIDRTLKTVYSHKGIATSYDFLVMATGSAAMVPPIHGVEKEGVFVYRTIEDLEMITAYAKNAKKAAVLGGGLLGLEAAKAMLDLGIHKTHVIEFAQRLMPRQLDETGAATLKNKLTALGLSIHTSKHTYQVLGEGRITGIQFVDESELSVDMLVISTGIRARDELAKECGLEIGVRGGIVVNNHLATSDPNIYAIGECAVHDNMVYGLVAPGYEMAEIVAANIYKTVSSTTEIKTFTGFDMSTKLKLIGIDVASFGNPFVTIDKGRTIIFEDKVNQIYKRLNISLDGKYLLGGILVGEASHYNMLLQNYKNNIPLPPNAEELIMKPLENSKSEGAGILALPDDAIICSCEGISKAEICNAVSEMGCESVDAIKKCTKAGTGCSGCVPMIKDLMLHTMKSQGKYIRNVLCEHFDYSRQELYDIIKLKELKSFDEVLNVVGKGDGCEVCKPAISSILASLWNEMILKKGNDTAQDSNDRFLANIQKGGTYSVVPRIPGGEITPEKLIIIGEVAKKYNLYTKITGGQRIDMFGAHVNDLPAIWEELIHAGFESGHAYGKALRTVKSCVGSTWCRFGLHDSVSFAIQIEERYRGLRSPHKLKSAVSGCVRECAEAQSKDFGIIATEKGWNLYVCGNGGSKPQHALLLASDIDSENCIKYIDRFLMFYIKTAEPLMRTATWLNKMDGGIDYLRNVVVNDSLGIAAELEGSMQLLVNNYKCEWKEVVESPELRRHFSHFVNAPEEKDPEVKFEKMRDQKRALEWK